From the Desulfovulcanus ferrireducens genome, one window contains:
- a CDS encoding DUF6485 family protein, which translates to MQKIDKCPRAKINAEYCTCTYPGCSKHGLCCECLHYHRQRGELPACFFTEEEEKTYNRSLEFYFQRHFK; encoded by the coding sequence ATGCAAAAAATTGATAAATGTCCGCGGGCGAAGATCAATGCTGAATACTGCACCTGTACTTACCCCGGTTGCTCCAAACATGGTTTGTGTTGTGAGTGTCTGCATTATCACCGTCAGCGCGGGGAGCTTCCGGCTTGTTTCTTTACTGAGGAAGAGGAGAAAACATATAATCGAAGCTTGGAGTTTTATTTCCAACGCCATTTTAAATAA
- a CDS encoding GAF domain-containing protein has translation MKNHSLDSILGIICSVFDAYSAVLFLKSSGSRYAVASYFSLGDNISLHTRIKPGTGLVGWIIRNNKPLLINKFDRNAGCLGYYDTKGESKIKAFMGCPLSRGLGALCLDSKKTYSFSEKDQKILHQFAKLIESIIVDFSRLDLNVRKQNYYHFLSVVYELREKYPRWRCFLEKLLNVLSEASGFEYAFLVVRDELGKGFFLEGWNKKIGDLSPERKFSIDTGLLGWVFKNGSAIFSGEQTAPKGLSLLGKDLNTSQFKSIICLPLIVHKKTRGVLVLADLHLIAISEELKIFVQMVAEYLALFLENLYLKNRLRQMG, from the coding sequence ATGAAAAATCATAGCCTGGACAGCATATTAGGCATTATATGCAGTGTTTTTGATGCCTATTCGGCTGTTCTTTTTTTGAAAAGTTCAGGCTCTCGTTATGCCGTGGCATCTTATTTCAGTCTAGGCGATAATATTAGTCTGCACACGAGGATTAAACCGGGCACAGGCTTGGTGGGGTGGATAATTCGTAATAATAAACCGCTTTTGATTAATAAGTTTGACAGGAATGCAGGTTGTTTAGGTTATTACGATACTAAAGGAGAGTCAAAAATTAAGGCCTTTATGGGGTGTCCTTTATCCAGAGGATTGGGCGCCCTATGCCTGGACAGTAAAAAGACTTACTCTTTTAGTGAGAAGGATCAAAAGATTTTACATCAATTTGCCAAGTTGATAGAGTCTATAATAGTCGATTTCAGTCGGTTAGACTTAAATGTAAGAAAACAAAATTATTATCATTTTTTAAGTGTAGTTTATGAACTCAGAGAAAAATATCCCCGTTGGAGATGTTTTTTGGAAAAGTTGCTTAATGTCTTGTCCGAGGCCAGTGGGTTTGAATATGCTTTTTTAGTTGTGCGGGATGAGCTCGGAAAGGGTTTTTTCCTGGAGGGTTGGAATAAAAAGATAGGGGATTTAAGTCCGGAGCGAAAGTTTAGTATTGATACTGGGCTTCTGGGCTGGGTCTTTAAAAATGGTTCGGCTATATTTTCCGGTGAGCAAACTGCTCCGAAAGGTCTTTCATTATTGGGTAAAGATCTAAATACCAGTCAGTTTAAATCAATTATCTGTTTACCTCTAATTGTTCATAAAAAGACTAGGGGGGTGCTAGTGTTGGCTGACTTGCACCTTATTGCCATTAGTGAAGAGCTGAAGATTTTTGTTCAAATGGTTGCTGAATACCTGGCCTTGTTTTTAGAAAATTTGTATTTGAAAAATAGGTTAAGACAGATGGGTTAA
- a CDS encoding rod shape-determining protein, whose product MFFKKFFGFFGKSLAMDLGTANTLLYTPKDGIVLNEPSVVAIDSRDEKILAVGKEAKEFLGRTPQRITAIRPLKDGVIADFEVTKSMITYFMRKVISGLNLVKPKAVICVPTGITQVEKRAVIESGLQSGAREVKLVEEPMAAAIGAGLPIDQPVGNMVVDIGGGTTEVAVISLSAVAYAESVRVAGDEMNEAIQRYIQDQFQLLIGENMAEAVKIKIGSAYPLQESLTYRVSGKNLVNGNPKSIEVTDGHIREAIQEPVNTIVLAVRRALEKTPPELVSDVATNGLLLAGGGALLKGLDRLIAKEMQIKVRIDEDPLTTVVRGTGIALVNEKKYAQVYIN is encoded by the coding sequence ATGTTTTTTAAAAAATTTTTTGGTTTTTTTGGCAAAAGCCTGGCCATGGATCTGGGAACGGCCAACACTCTACTATATACTCCAAAGGACGGAATCGTGCTCAATGAACCATCTGTAGTGGCTATAGACAGCCGTGATGAAAAAATTTTGGCTGTTGGTAAAGAGGCCAAAGAATTTTTAGGGAGGACTCCGCAGCGTATTACTGCTATAAGACCTTTAAAAGATGGTGTCATCGCTGATTTTGAGGTGACAAAATCTATGATCACCTACTTTATGCGCAAGGTCATCAGCGGCCTGAATCTTGTTAAGCCAAAAGCTGTAATTTGTGTGCCTACGGGGATAACTCAGGTTGAAAAAAGAGCAGTGATAGAGTCCGGCCTGCAGTCAGGGGCCAGAGAAGTAAAGCTAGTGGAAGAGCCAATGGCCGCGGCTATTGGGGCTGGGCTTCCTATTGACCAACCTGTTGGGAATATGGTCGTTGATATTGGCGGAGGAACTACCGAAGTCGCGGTTATTTCACTTTCTGCTGTGGCTTATGCAGAGTCAGTTCGTGTGGCGGGCGATGAAATGAATGAGGCCATCCAGCGTTACATACAAGATCAATTTCAGCTCCTGATTGGGGAAAACATGGCTGAAGCCGTAAAGATTAAAATTGGTTCAGCCTATCCCCTGCAAGAGTCTTTAACTTATAGAGTTTCCGGGAAGAATCTGGTTAATGGTAATCCAAAGTCCATAGAAGTTACAGACGGGCATATCCGCGAGGCGATTCAGGAACCAGTGAACACTATCGTTTTGGCTGTGCGCAGGGCACTTGAAAAAACACCGCCGGAATTGGTGTCAGATGTGGCTACTAATGGTTTGCTTTTGGCCGGGGGCGGGGCCTTGTTAAAAGGACTGGATAGACTGATTGCTAAAGAAATGCAGATAAAAGTAAGGATTGATGAAGACCCCCTGACCACAGTTGTCAGAGGCACAGGCATAGCCCTGGTGAATGAGAAAAAATATGCTCAAGTGTATATTAATTAA
- a CDS encoding NUDIX hydrolase, with protein sequence MFSASQNKNEFIPGQERIEVVDENNNPIAVLSRNEVHRQGLFHRSVLVLVYNQEGKVFLQKRHRNKNLYPGRWDLSATGHVKAGEAAEDAALRELKEEVGIVPRQLKLIHTLKGTKETHNEFVYLFSAGKILDTPCPDPSEVEYGQFVDAEELSTMVKEFPELLTPGVVYFWQKGLIFPR encoded by the coding sequence ATGTTTTCTGCTTCTCAAAATAAAAACGAATTTATCCCGGGACAGGAACGAATAGAGGTTGTGGACGAAAACAACAACCCCATAGCTGTTCTGTCCCGAAATGAAGTCCACCGCCAGGGACTTTTTCATCGCTCTGTGCTGGTTCTGGTCTATAATCAGGAAGGCAAAGTCTTTTTACAAAAAAGACATCGTAACAAAAATCTCTATCCAGGCCGGTGGGATCTCTCTGCCACCGGTCACGTAAAGGCAGGAGAAGCAGCTGAAGATGCAGCCCTTAGAGAGCTCAAAGAGGAAGTGGGGATAGTACCACGACAACTAAAACTTATACACACCCTAAAGGGGACAAAAGAGACACACAACGAATTTGTCTACTTGTTTTCCGCGGGAAAAATTTTAGACACTCCCTGCCCAGACCCTAGCGAGGTTGAGTACGGACAATTTGTTGACGCTGAGGAACTTTCAACAATGGTCAAAGAGTTCCCTGAACTTTTAACCCCGGGAGTTGTCTATTTTTGGCAAAAAGGATTGATATTCCCCAGATAA
- the rimI gene encoding ribosomal protein S18-alanine N-acetyltransferase, producing the protein MEEKILKLTAKDLAELVALERLCFATPWTEKQFRLCLAQDHLYVLGLKSGGRLLAYISFFLVGEEMEILNLAVHPKKRRQGLGTKLLCTALNFFRRKNGKKVFLEVRPSNVAALNLYKRAGFIQAGLRKNYYPDNGEDALVMVLKITNRSI; encoded by the coding sequence ATGGAAGAAAAAATTTTAAAATTGACTGCAAAAGATCTTGCCGAATTGGTGGCTCTTGAACGTCTTTGTTTTGCTACGCCTTGGACGGAAAAACAGTTCAGGCTTTGTTTAGCCCAGGACCACTTATATGTTTTAGGACTTAAATCCGGCGGTCGTTTGTTGGCCTATATTTCTTTTTTTTTAGTTGGTGAAGAGATGGAGATTTTAAATTTGGCTGTCCACCCTAAAAAAAGAAGGCAGGGTCTAGGGACAAAACTCCTTTGTACGGCCTTAAATTTTTTTCGTCGAAAAAATGGCAAAAAAGTATTTCTTGAGGTCAGACCATCAAATGTGGCTGCTTTAAATCTTTATAAACGTGCGGGCTTTATACAGGCAGGTCTAAGAAAAAATTACTATCCTGATAATGGAGAAGATGCCTTGGTAATGGTTCTGAAAATCACAAATAGAAGCATTTAA
- a CDS encoding CHASE4 domain-containing protein, protein MSKIRKYILYLIPLIIFYGLGNYALQHFVILPKFSSLELNQAKKDISRVTDAIRREIHHVAQVASDWAQWDDTYHFVQDRNEAYIKSNLEEQGLYESTGINLIYICKLNGEVVWGKIYVPDQGLITLREFPETFLDKNYLKSGKSKNGLEGIVLTSKGPMLIGSRPIVKSSGEGPTNGFLIMGKFLNENLLDSLRKQTSINFSVKDCTKENLSQEEQAILARLAQRNFVSQAQKEDLLLAYGMLPDLRGHPALLIKAELPRDIMAQGRAAARLVSLSVSAAVTLVGSTLFLWFISYMLENRRRTTKIEKLVNKRTADLKNAHALIKKLINSIPDLIFAKSRDLKYVLCNDAFIKFTGCDESKIIGVSDPDLFPNNKKIINLFKEKDQQVLDTGVPVNFEEWLSYPDGRKALFHIIVSPYCDGEGNFLGLIYVARDITEQNKIKEETEKIRRLESLGVLAGGIAHDFNNILTAILGNIGLSRMYISPEHKAYNLLSAAENGCTQARALTQQLLTFSKGGEPIKESASISDLIQDSARFILSGSNVSCRFEIPDNLWPVEVDKSQISQVIQNLVINANHAMPDGGLITIRCENFIKDTKTALPLPEGKYIKIMVKDNGIGISQKYLPRIFDPYFTTKEKGSGLGLAISHSIIQKHGGHIEVESEQGIGTTFTIFLPASDVKLSSQPGVKIRNHSKAKPKVLVMDDEDIIRDVSMEILTYLGYDAVSACDGKQMLELYKAAKHKGRPFDAVIMDLTIPGGMGGKEAVEKLLEFDPEAKAIASSGYANDPVMANFRKYGFKGLLVKPYKLEEISKTLNEVIFSSRKKI, encoded by the coding sequence ATGAGTAAGATAAGAAAATATATCCTGTACCTAATACCTCTTATTATATTTTACGGTCTGGGAAACTATGCCCTGCAGCATTTTGTCATACTGCCAAAATTTTCATCTCTGGAACTAAATCAAGCCAAAAAAGATATCTCTCGCGTTACAGACGCAATCCGACGGGAAATTCATCATGTTGCCCAGGTGGCATCCGATTGGGCACAATGGGATGATACTTATCACTTTGTGCAAGATCGCAATGAAGCTTACATAAAATCAAACCTGGAGGAGCAAGGTCTTTATGAGAGTACAGGAATTAACCTCATATATATCTGCAAGCTCAACGGCGAGGTTGTATGGGGCAAAATATACGTGCCAGATCAAGGTCTTATAACTCTGAGGGAGTTCCCCGAGACCTTTCTTGATAAAAATTATTTAAAATCTGGCAAATCAAAAAACGGTCTTGAAGGAATTGTCCTTACCTCCAAAGGACCAATGCTGATTGGCTCCAGGCCTATTGTTAAAAGTTCAGGAGAGGGGCCAACCAATGGGTTCCTTATTATGGGGAAGTTTTTAAATGAAAATTTACTTGATTCTCTGAGGAAACAAACCTCGATTAATTTTTCTGTTAAAGACTGCACCAAAGAAAATCTCAGCCAAGAAGAGCAAGCCATACTAGCACGTCTGGCTCAGAGAAATTTTGTATCTCAGGCCCAAAAAGAGGACCTTTTATTGGCTTATGGCATGTTACCGGATCTAAGAGGACATCCGGCCCTTCTGATTAAAGCAGAACTTCCCCGTGACATAATGGCACAGGGTCGGGCAGCAGCCAGACTAGTATCTCTTTCAGTCTCCGCGGCCGTTACCCTTGTAGGGAGTACTCTCTTCTTATGGTTCATAAGCTATATGCTTGAAAACCGTCGACGGACAACCAAAATCGAAAAACTCGTTAACAAACGCACCGCCGATTTGAAAAATGCACATGCTCTCATAAAAAAATTAATTAATTCCATCCCTGACCTTATTTTTGCAAAATCTAGAGACCTCAAGTATGTCTTGTGTAATGATGCTTTTATCAAGTTTACTGGATGCGACGAAAGTAAAATTATTGGTGTTTCTGATCCAGACCTATTTCCCAATAATAAAAAAATAATCAATCTGTTTAAGGAAAAGGATCAACAAGTTTTAGATACTGGTGTACCAGTAAATTTTGAGGAATGGCTTTCATATCCTGACGGACGCAAGGCTCTTTTCCATATAATTGTGTCCCCTTATTGTGATGGAGAAGGTAATTTTCTCGGACTAATCTACGTTGCCCGTGATATTACTGAACAAAATAAGATAAAAGAAGAAACAGAAAAAATCCGTAGACTAGAGTCCCTGGGTGTCTTGGCCGGCGGCATTGCCCACGACTTTAATAATATTTTAACGGCGATACTCGGAAATATCGGCCTATCAAGGATGTATATCAGCCCGGAACATAAAGCATACAACCTGTTATCTGCGGCTGAAAATGGATGCACCCAGGCAAGGGCTTTGACACAGCAATTGCTTACCTTTTCAAAGGGGGGCGAGCCCATCAAGGAGAGTGCTTCTATCTCGGATTTGATACAGGATTCGGCCAGGTTTATACTCTCCGGGAGTAATGTAAGCTGCAGGTTTGAGATACCAGATAATCTTTGGCCTGTTGAGGTTGATAAGAGCCAGATAAGCCAGGTAATCCAAAACCTTGTGATCAATGCCAATCATGCCATGCCGGATGGTGGCCTTATAACCATAAGATGTGAAAATTTTATAAAGGATACCAAAACAGCCCTGCCCTTACCTGAAGGGAAATATATCAAGATAATGGTTAAAGATAACGGAATTGGTATCTCCCAAAAATACCTTCCCAGAATCTTTGATCCTTATTTTACTACGAAGGAAAAAGGAAGTGGTCTTGGCCTTGCCATATCACATTCAATCATACAGAAACATGGTGGCCATATTGAAGTGGAATCGGAGCAGGGTATTGGAACAACATTCACAATTTTTCTTCCCGCGTCTGATGTAAAGCTCTCTTCTCAGCCCGGGGTGAAAATCAGAAATCATAGCAAAGCTAAACCCAAGGTGCTGGTCATGGATGATGAAGATATCATCAGGGATGTTTCCATGGAGATCCTAACTTATTTAGGATATGATGCTGTATCTGCATGTGATGGGAAGCAGATGCTTGAGTTGTATAAGGCAGCCAAGCATAAAGGTCGTCCTTTTGACGCAGTTATTATGGACCTGACCATACCTGGAGGAATGGGAGGAAAAGAAGCGGTTGAAAAGCTACTGGAATTCGATCCTGAAGCAAAAGCTATTGCTTCCAGTGGATATGCAAATGATCCGGTAATGGCAAACTTTAGGAAATACGGTTTTAAAGGATTATTAGTAAAACCCTACAAACTCGAAGAAATAAGCAAAACCTTAAATGAAGTAATCTTTTCGTCTAGAAAAAAGATATAA
- a CDS encoding endonuclease III domain-containing protein, with protein MDRQTLLLNIFSALSSSLGPSHWWPGETPFEVAVGTILTQNTNWQNVEKAIFNLKQENLLTPHKLYTLSDQKLAQLIRPAGYFRIKTKRLKNFLSFLYYECDLNFDMLKKQDMQELRPKLLQINGIGPETADSILLYALEKPSFVVDAYTRRMFNRHGLVVEDVTYEELRSFFMDVLPPDVQLYNEFHALIVRTAKKWCLKKKSLCSDCPLAQFLD; from the coding sequence ATGGACCGCCAGACTCTTCTTTTAAATATCTTCAGCGCCTTGTCTAGCTCGCTTGGGCCAAGCCATTGGTGGCCGGGAGAAACCCCCTTTGAAGTGGCTGTGGGCACAATTTTAACACAAAATACTAATTGGCAAAATGTAGAAAAGGCTATTTTTAATCTAAAACAGGAAAATTTACTCACCCCACACAAACTCTATACTCTATCCGACCAAAAACTGGCCCAACTAATCCGTCCGGCTGGCTACTTCCGGATCAAGACTAAAAGACTAAAAAATTTTCTCAGCTTCTTATATTATGAATGTGATTTAAACTTTGACATGCTCAAAAAACAGGACATGCAGGAACTGAGGCCAAAATTATTGCAAATCAATGGAATTGGCCCAGAAACAGCAGACAGCATCCTCCTATATGCCCTGGAGAAACCCTCTTTTGTGGTTGACGCCTACACCAGAAGAATGTTCAACCGTCACGGCCTAGTGGTGGAAGATGTAACTTATGAAGAATTGCGTTCGTTTTTTATGGATGTCCTACCCCCGGACGTACAACTTTATAATGAATTTCATGCCCTGATAGTACGCACAGCCAAAAAGTGGTGCCTGAAGAAAAAATCTCTTTGTTCCGACTGCCCCCTGGCCCAATTTTTGGACTAG